One window of Nostoc sp. C052 genomic DNA carries:
- a CDS encoding BCD family MFS transporter: protein MASGEVFDTKTKSPSLPRVNLLTMFRLGLFQMGLSMMSILTLGVLNRVMIQEIAIPATLVSVVLALPLFVAPSRVWFGQISDAKPLWGYHRTAYVWVGAAIFAIAAFLAIQVIWQLNIAGNSSGTWVWTTQTIGWTALLALVFAVYGLGICASGTAFAALLVDISEEDNRSKVVGVVWSMLMVGIIVGAIISAKLLQPLTLGASIATLEPAINRLFFIVPAIVFGLAIAATFGVEKKYSQYSTRSTLVNREDSITLGNAWKILTASPQTGVFFTFLLVMTISLFMQDPVLEPYAGQVFKMPLAESTKLNIFYGTGLLIAYGVTGFYIVPRLGKRRTARLGCMLVAFCAILLGISGFTANAAVLKLGLFFFGLAAGFLTTAAISLMLDLTAAEAAGTFIGAWGLAQSLSRGIAVVIGGTVLDIGRRLLPSLELAYGLVFVLEAVGMVLSIWFLNRVNVTEFQTSTKLAIASVLESDLD, encoded by the coding sequence ATGGCAAGCGGTGAAGTATTTGATACCAAAACAAAATCCCCATCTCTGCCAAGGGTAAATCTGCTGACCATGTTTCGGCTAGGTTTATTTCAGATGGGGTTGAGTATGATGTCTATCTTGACTTTGGGCGTACTCAATAGAGTCATGATTCAAGAAATAGCAATTCCGGCGACGCTGGTATCAGTAGTTCTAGCACTGCCCTTATTTGTTGCTCCTTCGCGTGTCTGGTTTGGCCAGATTTCCGATGCCAAGCCTTTATGGGGATATCACCGCACAGCTTATGTTTGGGTGGGTGCGGCAATATTTGCGATCGCAGCCTTTTTAGCTATACAAGTAATCTGGCAGCTTAATATAGCTGGAAATAGTTCAGGTACTTGGGTATGGACAACCCAAACAATCGGCTGGACAGCACTTTTGGCTTTAGTTTTCGCTGTCTACGGTCTAGGAATTTGTGCTAGCGGTACTGCTTTTGCTGCTTTGTTAGTGGATATATCTGAAGAAGATAACCGTTCCAAAGTAGTCGGTGTGGTTTGGTCGATGCTAATGGTGGGAATTATCGTTGGGGCGATTATTAGTGCCAAGTTACTACAGCCATTAACATTAGGCGCTTCCATCGCAACCTTAGAGCCAGCAATCAACAGATTGTTTTTTATCGTCCCAGCAATTGTATTTGGTTTAGCGATCGCAGCCACATTCGGCGTAGAAAAAAAGTACTCCCAATACTCAACCCGTTCCACATTGGTGAACCGGGAAGACAGTATTACTCTAGGTAATGCTTGGAAAATATTGACAGCTAGCCCACAGACAGGTGTATTTTTCACCTTTTTATTGGTGATGACTATCAGTTTGTTTATGCAAGACCCAGTTTTGGAACCTTATGCGGGTCAAGTGTTTAAAATGCCCTTAGCGGAAAGTACCAAATTAAATATTTTTTATGGAACGGGTCTACTGATTGCCTACGGCGTTACCGGCTTTTATATTGTTCCGCGTTTGGGTAAGCGCAGAACTGCACGTCTAGGCTGTATGTTGGTGGCATTCTGTGCAATTTTGCTAGGTATCTCAGGATTCACAGCTAACGCAGCGGTTCTGAAATTAGGTTTGTTCTTTTTCGGTTTAGCCGCAGGTTTCTTAACTACAGCAGCAATTAGCTTGATGTTGGATCTGACCGCAGCAGAAGCCGCAGGTACGTTTATTGGGGCATGGGGATTAGCGCAGTCCCTTTCTAGAGGAATCGCAGTGGTAATTGGAGGTACAGTTTTGGATATTGGACGCAGGCTGTTACCCAGTCTAGAGTTAGCTTATGGACTGGTATTCGTTCTAGAAGCTGTGGGAATGGTGCTATCGATTTGGTTTCTGAATCGGGTGAACGTCACAGAATTTCAAACAAGTACAAAGCTGGCCATCGCTTCAGTTTTAGAAAGCGATTTAGACTAA
- a CDS encoding Rpn family recombination-promoting nuclease/putative transposase, with amino-acid sequence MKRDSIYYQIFKRFPGLLFELIDVPPPQAQNYRFESLEVKETAFRIDGVFLPPEGATSRVIFFAEVQFQRNEALYHRFFTESLMYLNRNRSQYDDWFCVVIFSSRSLEPSDQKTHRIFLNSDQVQRIYLDELGATNQQPIGINLMQLTLASDEVMAEQAKQLIERVKLESTDMLPKNEILDIITTIVVYKFSSLSREEVEAMLGLTLEQTRVYQEAKAEGREEREAEMLKLTVPLLLKTGMSVEQIAQHLNVDIEAVQLATQQNT; translated from the coding sequence GTGAAACGAGACTCCATTTACTATCAAATTTTTAAGCGCTTTCCTGGGTTACTCTTTGAACTGATTGATGTCCCTCCTCCTCAAGCACAAAACTATCGATTTGAATCACTTGAAGTCAAAGAAACGGCTTTCCGCATCGATGGTGTGTTTTTACCTCCAGAGGGTGCAACATCCAGAGTTATCTTTTTTGCTGAAGTTCAATTCCAAAGAAATGAAGCTCTCTATCATCGGTTCTTTACCGAGTCGCTGATGTACCTGAACCGGAATCGTTCTCAGTACGATGACTGGTTCTGTGTGGTAATTTTTTCATCACGCTCTTTGGAACCAAGCGATCAAAAAACTCATCGAATATTTCTGAACAGCGACCAAGTGCAGCGAATCTATTTAGATGAGTTAGGCGCGACTAATCAGCAGCCAATAGGCATCAACTTGATGCAGTTGACTCTAGCATCGGATGAAGTGATGGCAGAGCAAGCAAAGCAATTGATTGAGCGGGTAAAATTAGAGTCAACAGACATGCTGCCGAAAAACGAAATACTAGACATCATCACCACAATCGTCGTTTATAAGTTTTCTTCATTGAGTAGAGAGGAAGTTGAAGCTATGCTGGGATTGACTTTGGAGCAAACAAGGGTTTATCAGGAAGCGAAAGCCGAAGGTCGAGAAGAACGGGAAGCTGAAATGTTGAAACTTACCGTCCCTCTGTTACTAAAAACAGGGATGAGTGTGGAGCAGATTGCTCAACACCTCAATGTTGATATAGAAGCTGTCCAGCTTGCCACACAACAAAATACATAG